The genomic stretch CCTTGCCCAAGTTGATAAAGATATTTTGCGGATTGCCACTGCGGAAATGATGTTTTTGAATGTAGCGAGTAAAATCGCGATCGATGAAGCGGTGGAACTAGCTAAGCGTTATAGCAGTGAAGATGGCTATCGATTTATCAATGGTGTTTTACGCCGCATTGACGATCAACTTAAAGAATCCCGTAAAGCCAAATAACTGATATTACATGGAACCCTCATCCCCCAACCCCTTCTCCCGCAGGAGAAGGGGAGCAAGCCCATATTATTTCAATAAGTAAGTATGGGCGGCGCGAAGCGTTGCCCATACTAAAATACTTTTATAGAAAAGTATCATCTAAAGATGTCTTCACAAAAAATATACAGCCTGCGATCGCTGTTGGTGAATGAACAGATCCAGCCTTGGAATAAAGATAGTCCCCTGCTTTATAGGTAACACCGCGATCAATTAGCTCACCTTGGAGCATAAAAATTTCTTCCCCTGTTGCATGGTGATGGGATGGATACTCAACATCCTCATCCGCACGGATTAGGGCTGATATCTCGCGTTTTTTGGGATCAATTTTTAACACAGCCATCATTAAACCTTTGACAGGATGAGGTTTCCACTTCAGTTCCCCCGATCGCAAAGCCACATAATCTAAGACTTCTGTTTCCTGTTGAATGCGATTAAATAGTCTTTGTTTGAGACCAGCAGGAACATCTAAAGGAGTTTCAGTATAGGCGAGGGTTGCCACAGTATTCTGGAGTGATCGCAGTTCTTGCTCTATTTCTGGTGATGCGGCAGCAAGTTCTTCCACGGATTGGATTTCGTCAGGAGCGATCGCTGCAATGGCTGATAAGGCTAATAGATTTTGAAGTTCTTCTTGGTTCATGCAGTTTAGATCCTGATTTTTTTGCTATTGGCTTTTAGCTATTGGCTATTAGCTGTTAGCTTTGTTGATATTTGGTTTAGTGGTTATGGTTAGCTTTCCCTAAAAGTTAAACCACTCGTCGCCGATCGCTTCGCGTAATTTTTTTAGTCCCAGACGAATTCGGGTTTTCACCGTGCCAAGGGAAATACCTGTTTTCGCAGCAATTTCACTATGGCTGAGTCCACTAAAGTAGGCAAGTTCTAGAACTAGGCGCTGTTCTTGGGGGAGTTCGGCTAGACAAGTTTTAATGTAGGAACTACGCTCTTGCAGTAAAACATCTTCTTCGGGGCTATCGGTGTGTGAGTGGATCTTGAGAACATCTTCAGAAGCTGCTACTGCTTTGTCAAACCTTGCATGACTGCGTAGCCGATCTAGGGCGCGACTGCGTGTAAGCATAAATAGCCATGTGTCTACTCTGCCCTTTTGGAAATTGTAGTTTTTGGCAATCCTCCATACTTGAGTAAATACGTCTAAAACAATCTCTTCGGATTCCTCTGAAGAATTAAGAATTTTATAGGCAATCGTATAAATAACTTTGGCATAGCGATCGTAGAGTAACGATAGGGCGGATTGATCCTGCTCCGCAATGCGACTAATGAGGGTAAGTTCATCTCGCTTGCTTTCACTGTCTATTTTAAGAAATTTGCGATCGCATGAATCCAAGATCAGATCCTCTTCGTATTCTTATTTGAATCAGCGATTTCAACGATCTCTAGGAGCTTGTCTTTTGCACTAGGCAACAGACAAACTCAAAACCCTCGCTGACCAGCCACAACTGATTTTTTAACTATATATTATCTGGTGAAAACCATGTCTAGAACAGAAAGATCTTCTCGTTCCGCTTCGCGCCGCGAATTAATTAAAGCTGGGTTATTTGGAGCAATGGGGATTGCGGCTAGTACCGCAGTTGTTCCTGCGGTGATGGCAAAACCTAAGGGTGATGTGGCTAATGACATCAAGGTACTCAATAAAGCTCTATTTTATGAACATCAAGCGATTTGGGCCTATGGATTTGCCGCAGGTAAACTCACTGATAGCAATGTGGGCAAGGCAGTTTTGGCGATCGCTTTAGCGAACCAATCCGATCACAAAGCCCATCGAGATCTACTCGCGAGTGTCGTGAAGCAGCTAGGTGGTACACCTGTAACTGCGAAGATGGAATATCTGAAAACTGTTACTCCCTACATTGAGAAAGGTGAGGGGAATTTAGATTCTGATGTGAATATTGCGAAGCTTGCCCTTGCGCTGGAGGTCGATGCTGCGATCGCCTATGGTCGAGAAGTGGCTACTCTCAAGAATCCTGATCTCATCACCGCAGGTGCAAGTATTGGTTCCACTGAAGCTTCCCATGCCACGGTAATTCGTGCCGCATTCCAATCTCTAGGTGTTTCTTTGAATGTTGTTCCTGCTGCTTTTGTGAGCAAAGATACTCGCAATGATTGGATTCTTAAAGTTTAAATAAAATTTGGGAAGTATTGCAAAGTAATACTTCCCAAAGATTTTACTAATTATAAATATCGCGACTAATGCTGCAAACTACTGCTTTCCCAAGTCCTCCGACTAAAATTCTTTGGCGACAAGTCTGGGGACTCGCCGCCCTATTAGCTGCTATTACCTTTAGCTGGATTGCTTACGGATTTTATCAGCCGCGAATTTTGGCAAGGATTGGATTTGTAGATTTAGCTGCATGGCTAGGCATTTTTCAGGGATTGCTGGGAGCAGTTGTGGAACCAATTGTCGGCTGGTTTTCCGATCGCCTTCTCGGTCGATTTGGGAGTCGTTTGCCGCAGATTGTTGTGGGCGTGACTCTCGCAGGACTCATTTTTGTGATTGTTTCTTGGTTAGTCGAAGTGCAGCTTGCTGAGCAACTACGTTGGATTGTGCCAGTAATGATGACAATTTGGGTAATCGCCATGATTATCTTTCGCGGGCCCGCGATCGCCTTACTTCAAGGGTTTGCGCCAACGAGTCAACTACCTCAAGCTAATTCCATTTTAGCGCTTGTATTAGCAGTTACGAGCGCCACCAGTCCCATATTAGGACTCATCCTCAAACAGCTTGGTGCTTCTCTTACTTTTATTTTGGGAGCGATCGCACTTTTAATTGGTTCAGTGTTGCTATGGGCATCCATGCCCAGACATTTAGCAACGGCAACAAGCCCCGAACCTACCATCGCAAATTTAACGCCAAATTCGGCGATCGCCTACAGCTTGCCTTTTGTGGTTGGTCTAGGCTCTGGCTTAGAAATTAATTTACTACTCCATATCCTCCCCCATCATCTTTTTGCAGCAATTGCTCGTCTTCCAGTGGAATATTCTCAATCAGGAATACTGTTAATTGCTGGTTTGGCGACATTACCTTTGCGATCACTATTTGGTAGACAGAAAACAGCCTTTGGCATGGGCTGGGGATTAACCATAATTGCTGGTTGTCTTACGCTTTTATTACTGAGCGAAAATGGAATTTATTTAATATTGATAAGTGCGATCGCTTCTATCGCGCTAGGTTTAGTTTTAACTAATACGATTCCCTTAGCCTTAGCGATGGTTCCGCCACATCAAGCTGGCTTTGGGACAGGATTATATTTTGGCGGCAGTGGTTTAGCAACAGCAATTTTTGCAAGTGGTGTTATTGCACTAGGAGAAATTCCTGTCATTTATGGAGCATTTTTGAGCGTATTTGCCTTAGCTATTTCTTTAATCTGTTTAAAGAATTTCATAAACTCCACAGTGTAAACAACAAAATTAAACCCAACAAAGTTTTGAGGGTTTCAATTTGCCTATGGCAAATTGAAACCCTCAAAACTTTATGAAGCTACTTTTCTTGATTTCCCTCTAATTGCCTAACTGCGGCTAATTCTCTTTCTAATAAATTTACACGCTCTAATAATTGTTGGTTAGAAGCGAGTAATTCCTGCGTTCTTGAAGACAAATAGGGATCAGACTCCCACCAGTTAATCCCGATTTCTTTCGCTTTATCCACCGAGGCTACTAGCAATCGAATTCTGATACTCAACAACTCCACACTGCCCACGGACACTGTGATATCACCCGCAATGACAATGCCCTTGTCTAATACTCTTTCCAGAATATCGGCAAGGGAAGAGCCAGTTGTACTAGTGTTTATTGCTTGAGATTTAATCGCTTGAGACATTAAGGTATTTGATCCAATAATTTAGCGAGTCCAAGTTCCGACTCAGGCTCACCACTACCATAGCGAGAAATCAACACATCAAAGCACAGTGCGCGGAAGTCATCATCTTTGCCAGAGACAGGAATTTCATGCTCAACGCAAATCTTACCAATCAGCAAACAGGCTCTCAAACTCGATGCTTTGCTGCATTGCACTTGACGACGATAGCCACGAATCAAGTTGATCAATTTCAGGGCTTGAGTGCGATCTAAGCCTACGCGATTCACCAAAATTTGCTTTTCGGTTTCAACGTCCGCTTCGCCAATATTAATGGTGATCATGCGATCGAGTAGCGCGTCCTGTGTGGGATGTACCCCTGCATATTCCTCAGGATTGGAAGTAAAGATTGCCCGAAATAAGGGATGTACCCGCACATATTCCGATTGGGAACTGTCAGGAGGCAAGACGATGAGCTTCTCTTCGAGAGCGCTGAGCAATACGTTATTTACTTCAGGGCGCGATCGGTTGAACTCATCATAAATCAGTGTGAAGCCTTCCTTTGCTGCCAAAGTTAAACGCGAGTCTGTCCAATTTTGACGCAGATCATCTTCAACTTTCAAAACTGAATGGATATAGTTATCGACAACTTTTTTACGGGAATAGCCTGAGTTAGAACCAACCAATTGGGACGATCGCAAGTCTTCATCACCATAGATCAAAACCATTGGTCTACCGACTAAGCCTGCAAGATGCATCGCTAAAGTAGTTTTGCCCGTACCAGCAGGCCCGCGCAAATGAATTGCAAAGCCCGATTGTAAATAGCGTAGCGCCCGACGGACAATTTGCTTAGTAAAGTCCGTGCTGACAAATTGACGCGCATTGGCATGGAGAACTGTGGTCATGTTGATGAGCCTTCTGCCATTTGTAGTAAGGTGTTCAGGATATCAGAAGGATCGACTTTGAGCGTGTTTGCACCTTGAGCCAGTAAATCTCTAACGGTGTCGCGATCGTTGACAACTTCTAACAGGCTAGAGTTTGTCGATAATTGAGCCACATAGTCAACCACAAATTGCTCGATTTTGCTGGAGGCTTTGGGAGTCTCCTTAGGAGTTTCCTTAGGAGGCTCCACAGCAACAGGCTTGGCAATCTCTGGCTCTGGGGTTACAACCACACTTTCCGATTTAGAACCTTTCTTTTTCGGCTTAGGGCTAAGGCTAGCGGAGTTGTCATCGGCAGTGTTGGCTGATACCTTGGCAATAGGCTGAGATACAGCAACAGAGCGGGAGCCAGCCCAAACTGAAGCACTTAAGTTAGCACGGAAATTGTTTAGTTTGGTCGCCTGCGCTTGAGCTTCGGCAAGACGAGTGGATTCAAGTTGTTCTAAAGATGTTTTGACATTTGCTACGCGATCGCTAAATTCTTTAGCTCTTGATGCAGTATCTTGTTTTGCTTGGGCAAGTCTTTGCTCAGTCGTAGCTTGGATTTGGGCTGAGACTTCAGCCGTTCTTGCTTGTACCTCTTGAGATCTCTGATCTGCCGCAGCCTTCGCATTAGCTAAACGCGCCTTATTGAGATCTTCGATTTGCATTTGCGTAAAGGCAGCTCGCTCTTGAGTAAGTTGTTGACGTTGATCACGATCCGCTTTCCCCATGCGAATCCTTGCTTTGTGGATATGTTTTAACTGCGATCGCGTTTTGAAAGTGCGAGTTCTAACTTCTTGGGCACGTTCTTCGCTGTCTTCGGTAGCTTGCTGAGCACGATTTGAACTGAGATCTTGCAAATATTGCAATACCTGATTAGCACGATTTTGCAGTTCTTCCTGTCGAGATGCCAAAGCATTTTCAGCGATCGCCTGTCTACCTTGTTCCCATGCTAGACGAGTTTGCTCAGCATGAGCCAAATATGCAGCCGTAGCTTCCGACTGTGCTTGTAGAGCTTTTTCTCGCTCTTGTCGTGCCAACTGTTGCTCAGCTAAAAAATTTGCACGCTCCTGTAGTCGTTGTTGCCTTGCTTCTGCAAATTCTTGCATCAAAGAAGCCATAACGTTATCCTCAAATTCACTCTTTCAAATCAAATTTATCAAATCAACATAGATTCGACTCTATACCAACCACCCGTGCAAAATGATTGCTCAACTTTGCTCGCCCTAAACTGTTTCATCCATCAATAAACTGAGTCAAACCCAAAAATCAAACTTATGAGAACTTATATCCCTCCTCACTATACTAATACCCTGCTAACAAATTGGCGTTGCATTATTTTCATAATGAAACTGTTAGAGACAACCCCCCGCGGTTGTCCAAAAGCTCATAGGGTAGGTACGGGGACGCTACTCCACGGGATAAATCCAGTAAATCACTACTATGTTTTGCAACGCCCAAGATTTACTGTTTTGTCAATAAAAAATTAACAACAATAAACTACAAAATCAACAAGATATTTATTAGTGAGAAGGGAGCAAAGAAGAATTCGGTAGGCTAATAGATCTATTGTTTAGTAACTTATGACTAGCATTGCTAGATATACTTACTAAGCAGCAGGTACTGCCGCCGAGGCTGTGAGACCAACTGCTTCAGCATATTTGAGATATGTTTCCACAGAGGCAATGACGACGCGAGCTTCAATTGATAGCAGTTCGATTCCCACCAATGAGACTCGTACCCATGCATCAATGACAATGCCCTTATCCAAAATACGATCAATAACTTCCGCTAGACTAGAGGAAGAGTTGACTTTTTCGACTGCCATAGTAATGTTCTCCTTGAATTAACTATGTTCGGCATTTAAATTCTGCCTGTGCTTACTGTACTACACAACAGCAAAATTACTTATACTGATTTTGTACTAAATTATCCTGACTAGAAGATCAAGATATTGTATTAATTCTATAGGTTATAGCTAATGTTGATGATAAACTTTCTTTAAGGAAATATAAACAAGACAAGACTAATTTTTAACTAACATTCCTTAGTTATGAAGTTTGGCTTATAAAAATAGCAATCTAACTATGTATCTTAGGTTACCTATTGTCTAAAATACTTAACATTCATTTTTAACTCTAGATAAATTACTACAACTAAAATAATGAATAGCGATCTAAACACCGAATCGAATATCCCTAGCAACAATAGCAGTAATACCATTAGCAAACAATCGACTAGTCAACCGCAAGACAGTTTTGTCAAAATTGCTATGCGCAATATGGTCAAGAAAGGTAGTACTTCTTTATTCCATTTTTCTTTAACTATTTTTGGCGTGGTCGCTACCTTGCTAGTACTTGCGATTATTTTTCACTAACAATTCAAAAAGAGTCAAGAATATTCTATTCTTGTCAAGGAACACATAGCCTAACTCTAATCCAATTAGAAATTTTTATTTGAGAATAAAGTCGATAACTATCAACTAATTAAGTTTTGTTAAATCGACTTTTTGTGAATTTGTAGAGATGATTCGCAACAGGATTATGATTAATTAGATCCGTTTTTTACTTTTGTTTTTACTGATACCAGTTGTCCCTTTTCTTTATATTTATTGAGGTTCCCAATCATTGAGCTTTGATCTATATTGCGAAATCTATCCTGAAGTTGCCGATCGCCATCCTGTTAAAGAAGAACAATGGCAAGATTGGTTTGCTACTTGGGAGAAGTACCTTGCATCTGAGCAAGTGATCGTTGATGGAGAATATGAGCTATCCCTCGCGATTACTGATGATGCCACAATTCAACAATTGAATCTGCAATATCGTCAGCAGGATCGCCCGACGGATGTTTTATCTTTTGCGTCTTTGGAATCAGAGGTTCCCGAAATTCCTGTAGATGAAGATGATTATGTTGAACCAACTTATTTAGGCGATATCATCATCTCCCAAACAACAGCGATACGCCAAGCTCAAGAACGTGGTCATTCACTGACCTATGAATTAGCTTGGTTGGCAGCCCATGGATTGTTACATTTGCTTGGCTGGGATCATCCCGATGATGAAAGCCTAGAAGCTATGCTTAAACAGCAGGATCTCATGCTAAACCTGATTTTACTATAAATCAAGACGGAAGCAGTTGAAAATAGCTAGGATTGAGCGCATAATTTCGGTAAACTAATCTCCAGAATCTTGACAATTGCTTGGCAAAATCTAGTTGGAATTACATCCATGAATATCGATTTACCGCTTTCAAGACTACTTTTAATCAAATCGACTTCTTTATCCGAGCAAATGACACAGATCGACGAGTTTGAAGAATCTGAAGAAAAAGCGATTCAGCGTAGTGATTCTTTTCAAATTGCCACAAATTTATTCCTGAGTTTTAAATATGCTGGACAGGGTGTCAGCTATGCCTTTCGTACTCAGAGAAATTTTCGGATTCATTTGCTAATTGGGGCGATCGCTTTATCCCTCAGTCTTTATTTCAAGTTGTCTGCTGTCGCCTGCTCGATTATTAGCTTGACGATCGCCCTAGTTTTAGTACTGGAATTACTAAATACAGCTTTGGAAGCGGTAGTAGATTTGACGGTGGGTCGCGAGTTTCATCAGTTAGCCAAAATTGCTAAGGATTGCGCGGCTGGGGCAGTACTTATTGCGGCGATCGCTGCTCTACTCATTGCTGGAGCATTGTTATTGCCGCATATTGTGCTTGCAATTGCCTAAGCCCCAAAGAGAGTGGCGGAGCAAGGCTCCGCCACTCTCTTTGGCTTAAAAAGCCTAAAGGTTAGTCATAGCAACAAACAGAAATTTTGGTAAGGCTTATCTTAGAATATACTTGAGCTTATGATAGGTAATGCAATGTGCTGCCTATTATGGCTAGAACTAAAATATTTCAGCAGTCAGTGGCTAGATCTATTGCTTAACTCTTCATTCTTACATCTCAGCCATGCTGCTATCCATATCTGACTTTTTTATCAGACGACCTGTGTTTGCGACAGTCTGTTCTGTCATCATCACATTATTGGGAACGGCTTGTATCTTTATCTTACCTGTTGCTCAATATCCTGAAATTACGCCACCTAAGGTAACGGTTACGGCAAACTATGTCGGTGCAAATGCCGAAGTTGTGGAATCTACAGTTACTAATATTCTCGAAAGAGAATTGAATGGGATTGAAGGAGTTCGCTACATTACTTCCACTAGCGCCAATAACGGAACTAGTTCTGTCAACTTAGTTTTTGACCTAGGCAAAAATAAAGATATTGCCGCCGTGGATGTGCAAAATCGCGTCTCCAGTGTGCAATCACAGCTACCTGCCCCAGTTCAACAAACGGGAGTCAGAGTCAGTAAGGAATCATCAGGATTTCTCTTTGCGATCGGTGTTTATTCCGAGAAGGGAGAATATGACGATCTATATTTGAGTAATTACGCTGATCTCTATATTGTCGATGCGATTAAGAAAGTCAAAGGCGTTGGTAATGTGATCATCTTTGGTGAACGCAAGTATGCCATGCGGGTATGGCTTGATCCTAATCGGCTCTCTGCAAGAGGCTTAACGGCTCAGGATGTCGTAGCGGCGATTCAGCAACAAAACTTGCAAGTGGGTGTCGGACAAATTGGACAGCAACCCAATCTCCCAGATCAACAATATCAACTATCAATTTCTGCTACAGGGCGTTTAAAAAACACTGAAGAATTTTCGGATATTGTGATTAAAACTGCGAGTGATGGCTCACTGATCAAGCTCCGTGATGTCGGAAGGGTAGAGCTAGGTGCAGAAAACTATGGATCAGCTCTAAGGTTTAATGGTACTCGTGGGATTGGTTTAGGTGTATCTCAATTGCCTGATGCTAATGCCTTAGATGTGGCTCATGCTGTAAAACATGTTCTAGAAGATTTGAAGCCAACTTTTCCTCCTGGTCTAAACTATGAGATTGCCTTCGATACCACTAGTTTTATTGAGGCAGGAACTGAGGAAGTAATTATTTCGCTACTGATTGCGATCGCTCTCGTTATCGTCATTATTTATCTGTTCCTGCAAAATTGGCGCTCTACGTTAATTCCTGCGATCGCTATTCCTGTTTCTTTGATTGGGACATTCATTTTCATCAAGCTGCTGAATTTTAATATCAATACCCTGACGCTATTTGGCTTAACCCTTGCCACAGGGCTAGTGGTTGATGATGCGATCGTGGTTGTAGAGGACGTGACACGCCGCATTCAAGAAAAAGGAGAAACACCTGTTAAAGCTGCGATCGCGGCGATGAATGAATTGCAGGGGGCAGTCATTGCTAGCTCGATGGTGTTGATTGCGGTGTTCGTGCCTGTTGCTTTTTTCCCTGGAACAACAGGGCAATTGTATAAACAGTTTGCGCTAACGATTGCTTTTTCGATTACTGTTTCCACTTTCAATGCTTTGACTCTTTCGCCAACCTTAGCGGCTTTCTTATTAAAACAGGAGACACCACGTAGCAATTGGTTTTTTGATCGCGTGAATTGGGTGATTGATGGCACAAGAAATCACTACCAGAAGATTCTCAATAGGTCAACCCATTTAAAAGGCTTGGTAATGCTCCTATTTGTGCTCTCTCTGTTTGCTACCTATTGGGTATATACAGTTGTGCCAAGAGGCTTTTTACCTCAGGAAGATCAGGGCTATTTCATTACGATTGTCCAAGCTCCTGAAGGTGTATCGCTTAATTACACTGAAAAGGTGCTAGAAAATATCGAAGGTATTATGCTTCGTAAAGATGAAAAGGGAGAACCAGTTTATCCTGAAATCTCGAATATCTTTGCGATCGCAGGATTTAGCTTTAGTGGCAATACGCCCAACAATGGCATTGTATTCACCACACTGAAACCTTGGAAAGAAAGATCGCGATCGGCTTCGGAGATAATTGGTGGATTTACGCCCAAGCCCTTTGGTTTACTGCCTTCTCTCATTTCCATTAAAGATGCTTTTGTAGTTCCCTTCCCACCACCAGCAATTCAAGGCTTGAGTAACTACGGTGGTTTTGAATATCAGTTACAGGACAAAGCGAACCAAGGCTTCCCAATCATCGAGCAAACCATGGGAGCCTTATTAGGCAAGGCAAGTACCTATCCTGATCCCAATCGTCCGATGCTGGCAGGGCTACGCCCAAGTTTTAATGGCAATACGCCACAGTTGACCGTCGATGTTGATCGCGTTAAGGCAAATGCGCTGCAAGTATCTTTGCAAGATATTTACAACACCTTGCAGACATTGCTTGGTTCTCAGTATGTCAATGATTTCAACACCTTTGGGCGTACCTATCGCGTCTATGTCCAAGCCGATGCTCAATTCCGTGCTAATCCCGACGATATCAATAAGCTCTATGTGCGATCGCGGACAGGACAGTTAATTCCCCTCAGCAATTTAGTTAAAGTTACTCAAACCGTTGGTCCTTCGATTATTAATCACTATAATCTCTTCCGATCTGTGCAAATCACAGGTAATACTGCTCCGGGAGTCAGTTCAGGACAAGCGATCGATATTATGAACAAGATTTCTAAGGAAGTTCTGCCCAAGAGCTTTAGCTATGAATGGTCAGGCTTATCTTTAGAAGAAATTGGTTCGGGTAGTAGTGCTTTCTTCATCTTTGGTTTAGGAGTTGTATTTGTATTTTTAGTACTGGCGGCTCAATACGAAAACTACATCGATCCCACGATCATCATGCTCACTGTGCCCCTTGCTGTACTGGGCGCACTTTTAGCGGTAATGTTCCGTGGCTTATCGAGTCCCAATTTTGCTAATGATGTTTATACCCAAATTGGCTTGGTGATGTTAATTGGTATGGCAAGTAAAAACGCTATTCTGATTGTAGAGTTTGCCAATCAGCTACATGAAAGTGGGTTGAGTATTACAAAATCTGCAATTGAGGCTTCTCAACAGAGATTACGTCCCATTCTAATGACAGCTTTTTCGACTATTATCGGGATTTTTCCTTTGGTGATTGCCACAGGTGCAGGTGCGGCAGCTCGTCAATCAATTGGGACTGCAGTGATGGGTGGCATGTGTGTGGCGACATTCTTAAGTCTCTTCATCGTCCCCGTTCTATATATTGTCGTGAAGACTATTGAGAAACGGATGAAATTAGATGTCCATGATCCCAAAACTATAAACATTGTTGAGTCGGCTCTAGTTGCTGAGTATGGTGATAGTTACAGCAATCACTTTCATAGTGTTCATGGTAATTCAAGCAGATTGAATCAGGATCAATTGAATGGCAATCATGACAACCCCAATAGCAACTCACCTAGCAATCATAGTGACTCTTCAGAAAAGTCACAGGAAGACAACAAACCTGTATAAATAGCATTAGTTGGGGTTAAGCTGGCAAACTTTAAAAGTCCAAAAGTAAAAGCCTTGCTACGCAAGGCTTTTACTTTTGGACTTTTAGATAGGGTTTGGCAAGCAAACCCTATCTAAAAGTCCGTTTCAAATAAAGAAGAGGGTGCTTTAGCACCCTCTTCTTTTATGGATTTATAAGCTCTTTCATTTCCCGAATCGCTTTATCTAAACCTACTAACACGGCACGGCTAATAATGCTATGTCCAATGTTTAACTCCTCCATTCCCTTTATTTGTGCCACAGGACGAGTATTCCAATAGGTTAAGCCATGCCCTGAATTCAGTCTTAGTCCTAAGCTAATTGCTAATTCTCCACCTTTAGTCAATAGTTCTAGCTCACGGGTATGCTCTTCTTCATTTTTGGCGTTGGCATAAGTACCTGTATGTAATTCCACAAATTTTGCGCCAGTTCTTGCGGAAGCTTGCAATTGCTCTGGCTCAGCATCCACAAACAGGCTCACAGGTATACCTGCACCTTGCAATTGATGCACAAATTTACCCAAGCGATCGCATTGTGATTTTACATTTAACCCACCCTCTGTCGTGATTTCTTCGCGCCGTTCAGGTACGAGGGTAATATAGTCAGGCTTGACATCAAGGGCGATCGCGACCATTTCAGGGGTTGCTGCCATTTCGAGATTGAGCCTAGTACGGATAGTTTGTCTGAGTAATCGAACATCTCGCTCTTGAATATGACGACGATCTTCACGTAAATGAACGGTAATGCCATCAGCCCCTGCTAATTCGGCGATCACTGCGGCGGCGACGGGATCGGGTTCGACACCTCGACGCGCTTGGCGAATAGTCGCAATATGATCGATGTTTACTCCCAGAGTAGGCAAAACTTTATTCCTCAAAATTTTTCAAAATTTGTCATATATCTATACTTTACGATAGCAATCGTCATAATGCTTAGAACAAATCACATCGCTTTTTACAGCACTTTGCGCTCAAACCCGAACCAAGACAAGAAAATTTTTAAAAGTGTTGCAAAGCAACGCTTTTAAAAATTTTCTTGTGGTTCTTTTGATCAAAAACTGCTGTATGACCAAGTTTTGGAGAGGTAGTCCAATGCCCTACCTTT from Pseudanabaena sp. Chao 1811 encodes the following:
- a CDS encoding efflux RND transporter permease subunit, translated to MLLSISDFFIRRPVFATVCSVIITLLGTACIFILPVAQYPEITPPKVTVTANYVGANAEVVESTVTNILERELNGIEGVRYITSTSANNGTSSVNLVFDLGKNKDIAAVDVQNRVSSVQSQLPAPVQQTGVRVSKESSGFLFAIGVYSEKGEYDDLYLSNYADLYIVDAIKKVKGVGNVIIFGERKYAMRVWLDPNRLSARGLTAQDVVAAIQQQNLQVGVGQIGQQPNLPDQQYQLSISATGRLKNTEEFSDIVIKTASDGSLIKLRDVGRVELGAENYGSALRFNGTRGIGLGVSQLPDANALDVAHAVKHVLEDLKPTFPPGLNYEIAFDTTSFIEAGTEEVIISLLIAIALVIVIIYLFLQNWRSTLIPAIAIPVSLIGTFIFIKLLNFNINTLTLFGLTLATGLVVDDAIVVVEDVTRRIQEKGETPVKAAIAAMNELQGAVIASSMVLIAVFVPVAFFPGTTGQLYKQFALTIAFSITVSTFNALTLSPTLAAFLLKQETPRSNWFFDRVNWVIDGTRNHYQKILNRSTHLKGLVMLLFVLSLFATYWVYTVVPRGFLPQEDQGYFITIVQAPEGVSLNYTEKVLENIEGIMLRKDEKGEPVYPEISNIFAIAGFSFSGNTPNNGIVFTTLKPWKERSRSASEIIGGFTPKPFGLLPSLISIKDAFVVPFPPPAIQGLSNYGGFEYQLQDKANQGFPIIEQTMGALLGKASTYPDPNRPMLAGLRPSFNGNTPQLTVDVDRVKANALQVSLQDIYNTLQTLLGSQYVNDFNTFGRTYRVYVQADAQFRANPDDINKLYVRSRTGQLIPLSNLVKVTQTVGPSIINHYNLFRSVQITGNTAPGVSSGQAIDIMNKISKEVLPKSFSYEWSGLSLEEIGSGSSAFFIFGLGVVFVFLVLAAQYENYIDPTIIMLTVPLAVLGALLAVMFRGLSSPNFANDVYTQIGLVMLIGMASKNAILIVEFANQLHESGLSITKSAIEASQQRLRPILMTAFSTIIGIFPLVIATGAGAAARQSIGTAVMGGMCVATFLSLFIVPVLYIVVKTIEKRMKLDVHDPKTINIVESALVAEYGDSYSNHFHSVHGNSSRLNQDQLNGNHDNPNSNSPSNHSDSSEKSQEDNKPV
- a CDS encoding pyridoxine 5'-phosphate synthase, with amino-acid sequence MPTLGVNIDHIATIRQARRGVEPDPVAAAVIAELAGADGITVHLREDRRHIQERDVRLLRQTIRTRLNLEMAATPEMVAIALDVKPDYITLVPERREEITTEGGLNVKSQCDRLGKFVHQLQGAGIPVSLFVDAEPEQLQASARTGAKFVELHTGTYANAKNEEEHTRELELLTKGGELAISLGLRLNSGHGLTYWNTRPVAQIKGMEELNIGHSIISRAVLVGLDKAIREMKELINP